In bacterium, a genomic segment contains:
- a CDS encoding DUF2237 domain-containing protein gives MAHNVLGGELELCSLDPLTGWWRDGCCNTDQNDHGVHTVCVVVTDEFLEFSRSVGNDLSTPMPAHRFPGLKAGDRWCLCAARWVEAKQAGVAPDVVLEATHARTLEWADLSDLEAHRAPL, from the coding sequence ATGGCGCACAACGTACTAGGCGGTGAGCTCGAGCTCTGCTCGCTCGACCCCCTGACAGGATGGTGGCGGGACGGCTGCTGCAACACGGATCAGAACGACCACGGCGTCCACACGGTGTGTGTGGTGGTGACCGACGAGTTCCTCGAGTTCTCCAGATCGGTGGGCAACGACCTGTCCACCCCGATGCCCGCCCACCGCTTCCCCGGGCTCAAGGCGGGGGACAGATGGTGCCTGTGCGCGGCCCGCTGGGTGGAGGCCAAGCAGGCCGGCGTGGCTCCCGACGTGGTGCTCGAGGCCACTCACGCCCGGACCCTGGAGTGGGCCGATCTATCCGACTTGGAAGCCCATCGGGCACCCCTCTAG
- a CDS encoding long-chain fatty acid--CoA ligase → MPPHMLDFPLLLSTLYERAVRIYPHQEIVSVNADGSLYRSTYGETDDRVRRLAGALDRLGIGPGEVVGTLAWNTHRHHEIYWATANTGRICHTVNLRLSADHIRYIIDHGRDRAVFISGDMVEAAERLAPDLPGVEYWIILDGDPDATSLPGAVAYEDLISDPAYAGSWPELDERSPHMYCYTSGTTGNPKGVAYTQRSTYMHALSGIVFCPLAARDNIMPVVPMFHAAAWGHPFMAITAGCKITYPGHDLSAEGLVNLIEGERVTFSAGVPTVWLAVQHYLEAHPERDTSSIHSFMCGGSAVPRAMIDWYWRARGIRVIQGWGMTETNPVATFSMLRPEMEDWDWERQLDFIETQGLLIPGLRGKIVDDEGRELPQDGKAFGELLVQGPWVAAEYIRDPRTAETMVDGWLRTGDVCKITPEGYIRVTDRAKDVIKSGGEWISSIDLENLIMAHPKVAEAAVVGVEHSRWQERPIALVVPHPGGEVSDEELADHLRGKVADWWLPDAYVAVSEIPKTSTGKFDKKVMRDRYGSFLSDRP, encoded by the coding sequence ATGCCACCGCACATGCTGGACTTTCCCCTGCTCCTGTCCACCCTGTACGAGCGGGCCGTGCGGATCTACCCGCACCAGGAGATCGTGTCGGTGAACGCCGACGGCTCTCTCTACCGGAGCACCTACGGCGAGACGGACGACCGGGTGCGAAGGCTGGCCGGCGCCCTGGACCGGCTGGGCATCGGGCCGGGCGAGGTGGTCGGCACCCTGGCGTGGAATACCCACCGGCATCACGAGATCTACTGGGCGACCGCCAACACGGGCCGCATCTGCCACACCGTCAACCTCCGGCTGTCGGCGGACCACATCCGGTACATCATCGACCACGGCCGCGACCGGGCGGTGTTCATATCCGGCGACATGGTGGAGGCGGCGGAGCGGTTGGCGCCTGACCTACCGGGCGTGGAGTACTGGATCATTCTCGACGGGGATCCCGACGCCACCTCGCTGCCCGGCGCCGTCGCCTACGAGGACCTGATCTCCGACCCTGCATACGCGGGGTCCTGGCCCGAGCTCGACGAGCGGTCCCCCCACATGTACTGCTACACCTCCGGGACCACCGGCAATCCCAAGGGCGTGGCCTACACCCAGCGCTCCACCTACATGCACGCCCTGTCGGGAATCGTCTTCTGCCCGCTGGCGGCCAGGGACAACATCATGCCGGTGGTACCCATGTTCCATGCCGCCGCCTGGGGGCATCCGTTCATGGCCATCACCGCCGGATGCAAGATCACCTATCCGGGACACGACCTGTCGGCCGAGGGCCTGGTCAACCTGATCGAGGGCGAGCGGGTGACCTTCTCCGCCGGTGTTCCCACCGTGTGGCTGGCCGTCCAGCATTACCTGGAGGCGCATCCGGAGCGCGATACGTCTTCCATCCACTCCTTCATGTGCGGGGGATCGGCGGTTCCGAGAGCCATGATCGACTGGTACTGGCGGGCCAGGGGCATCAGGGTGATACAGGGGTGGGGCATGACCGAGACCAACCCGGTGGCGACCTTCTCCATGCTCAGACCGGAGATGGAGGATTGGGACTGGGAACGCCAACTCGACTTCATCGAAACGCAAGGCCTGCTGATTCCGGGGCTCCGCGGCAAGATCGTGGACGACGAGGGGCGGGAACTGCCCCAGGACGGGAAGGCCTTCGGGGAATTGCTGGTACAGGGTCCCTGGGTGGCGGCCGAGTACATCCGGGATCCGCGGACGGCCGAGACCATGGTTGACGGCTGGCTCCGGACCGGGGATGTGTGCAAGATCACGCCGGAGGGGTATATCCGGGTGACCGACCGGGCCAAGGACGTCATCAAGTCCGGTGGGGAGTGGATCTCCTCGATCGACCTGGAGAACCTGATCATGGCCCATCCCAAGGTGGCGGAGGCGGCGGTGGTCGGGGTGGAGCACTCCAGGTGGCAGGAGCGGCCCATCGCGCTGGTAGTACCGCATCCGGGCGGGGAGGTGAGCGATGAGGAGCTGGCCGACCACCTGCGGGGGAAGGTGGCCGACTGGTGGCTTCCGGATGCCTACGTGGCCGTGTCCGAGATCCCGAAGACCAGCACCGGCAAGTTCGACAAGAAGGTGATGAGGGATCGGTATGGCTCCTTCCTCTCCGACCGGCCATGA
- the tkt gene encoding transketolase, whose product MPAPAPIDLESHHLAANTVRALAMDAVQRANSGHPGMPMGMADLATVLWQRHLVVDPDHPRWLDRDRFVLSNGHGSMLLYAVLHLCGFRVTMQDLMDFRQWGSPTAGHPEYEPELGIEMTTGPLGQGFGTAVGMAIAEAHLNAVFGDDLVDHRTWAFVSDGDLMEGISAETASLAGHLGLGKLVYVYDDNRISIDGRTDLAFSEDVAARFGAVGWHTVEVDGHDPIAIDEAYAAACAVADRPSLVIARTLIGRGAPTKEDTAGAHGEPLGPDEIAGWRRGAGWPDEDFHVPAGVADDFRSGMERGRAARASWQERFRAASAADPELRSRWSSYHSPERVSLEGPGFEVGAGIATRRAIGAIFDEIGRKVPGLIGGSADLVGSTKTILSTGGSLARENPAGRNMHFGVREHAMGTIVNGLALHGGLRPYGATFFVFSDYMRPAIRLSALMDIPTIWVFTHESVFLGEDGPTHQPIEHLAAMRAMPNMAVFRPADAGEMVETWETVLNRPHPAIILGTRQAVPVLDRSGREGGVARGAYVLRDGDAAVVIATGSEVSVALEAADLLARDHSIRVVSMPCTELFLEQPEDYRREVLGNGLPVASVEAGSTVGWSRFTGAGGLNIGIDRFGASAPAGRIAEELGLTGPAVAGRIATWLDSV is encoded by the coding sequence GTGCCTGCTCCGGCCCCGATCGACCTCGAGAGCCACCACCTCGCCGCCAACACCGTCCGCGCCCTGGCCATGGACGCGGTGCAGCGGGCCAACTCCGGCCATCCCGGCATGCCGATGGGCATGGCGGATCTGGCCACCGTCCTCTGGCAGCGCCACCTGGTGGTGGACCCCGACCATCCGCGGTGGCTGGACCGGGATCGGTTCGTGCTCTCCAACGGGCACGGTTCGATGCTCCTGTACGCGGTTCTCCATCTGTGCGGGTTCCGGGTCACCATGCAGGACCTGATGGACTTCCGCCAGTGGGGGTCCCCCACCGCCGGCCATCCCGAGTACGAGCCGGAACTCGGGATCGAGATGACCACCGGGCCGCTCGGGCAGGGTTTCGGGACCGCGGTGGGCATGGCGATCGCCGAGGCCCACCTCAACGCGGTGTTCGGGGACGACCTGGTGGACCACCGCACCTGGGCCTTCGTGTCTGATGGTGACCTCATGGAGGGGATCTCGGCGGAGACGGCCTCGCTGGCCGGCCACCTGGGTCTGGGCAAGCTCGTATACGTCTACGACGACAACCGCATCTCCATAGACGGTCGCACCGACCTGGCGTTCAGCGAGGACGTGGCGGCGCGCTTCGGCGCCGTCGGGTGGCACACGGTGGAGGTCGACGGTCACGACCCGATCGCCATCGACGAGGCGTACGCCGCCGCCTGTGCGGTGGCCGATCGTCCTTCCCTGGTGATCGCCCGGACCCTCATCGGTCGGGGCGCCCCCACCAAGGAGGACACGGCCGGTGCCCACGGCGAACCCTTAGGGCCGGATGAGATCGCCGGATGGCGCCGCGGCGCGGGCTGGCCCGACGAGGACTTCCACGTTCCCGCCGGTGTGGCTGACGACTTCCGCTCCGGTATGGAGCGGGGTCGCGCCGCCCGGGCTAGCTGGCAGGAGCGGTTCCGGGCCGCCAGCGCAGCCGACCCCGAGTTGCGGTCACGCTGGTCGAGCTACCACTCTCCCGAGCGGGTGAGCCTGGAAGGGCCGGGATTCGAGGTAGGCGCCGGTATCGCCACCCGGCGGGCCATCGGGGCCATCTTCGACGAGATCGGCCGGAAAGTTCCCGGGCTGATCGGTGGGTCGGCCGACCTCGTCGGATCGACCAAGACGATCCTGTCCACGGGTGGGAGCCTCGCCCGCGAGAATCCCGCGGGCCGGAACATGCACTTCGGCGTGCGCGAGCACGCCATGGGAACCATCGTCAACGGCCTCGCCCTACACGGCGGGTTGCGGCCCTACGGCGCCACCTTCTTCGTCTTCAGCGACTACATGCGCCCCGCCATCCGCCTCTCCGCCCTCATGGACATTCCCACGATCTGGGTTTTCACCCACGAGTCGGTGTTCCTGGGGGAGGACGGCCCCACCCATCAGCCCATCGAACACCTGGCCGCCATGCGAGCCATGCCGAACATGGCGGTGTTCCGGCCCGCCGATGCGGGGGAGATGGTGGAGACCTGGGAGACGGTTCTCAACCGGCCCCATCCCGCCATCATCCTCGGAACCCGCCAGGCCGTCCCGGTACTGGACCGCTCCGGACGGGAGGGCGGCGTGGCCCGAGGCGCCTACGTGTTGCGGGACGGCGACGCCGCGGTGGTGATCGCCACCGGTTCCGAGGTCTCGGTGGCGCTGGAGGCGGCGGACCTGCTGGCGCGCGACCATTCGATCAGGGTGGTGAGCATGCCCTGTACGGAGCTCTTCCTCGAGCAACCGGAGGACTACCGCCGCGAGGTACTCGGGAACGGCCTACCGGTCGCCAGCGTGGAAGCCGGCTCGACCGTCGGCTGGTCGAGGTTCACCGGCGCGGGCGGGCTGAACATCGGCATCGACCGATTCGGCGCCTCGGCGCCGGCCGGCCGGATCGCCGAGGAGCTGGGTCTGACCGGTCCCGCGGTGGCCGGGCGCATCGCCACCTGGCTCGACAGCGTCTGA
- a CDS encoding NAD(P)H-dependent oxidoreductase has translation MNEQPIRILAIPGSLRRDSYNTMLLEAARRLAPSPIEVDVFDGAGQIPLFNQDSEGDLTPGTVLELRARIRAADAVLIASPEYNGSITGVLKNLIDWASRPYGQSAFEGKPVSVVGASPSRFGALRSQETTIGVLTSAQATVVGGPHPVKQVFRLVDSEGRIGDPATLSMLRDVLAELSSAVALDG, from the coding sequence TTGAACGAGCAGCCCATCCGCATCTTGGCCATACCCGGCAGCCTCAGGCGCGACTCCTACAACACGATGTTGCTCGAGGCCGCGAGGCGACTGGCGCCGTCGCCGATTGAAGTCGATGTCTTCGACGGTGCAGGACAGATACCGCTCTTCAATCAGGACTCCGAGGGCGATCTGACGCCCGGCACGGTCCTGGAGTTGCGCGCCAGGATTCGCGCAGCCGACGCCGTCCTGATCGCCTCACCCGAGTACAACGGCAGCATCACCGGCGTGCTGAAGAACCTCATCGACTGGGCATCGCGCCCGTACGGCCAGTCCGCCTTTGAGGGCAAGCCGGTATCGGTGGTCGGCGCGAGTCCGTCACGCTTCGGCGCTCTGCGTTCCCAGGAGACCACGATCGGTGTCCTCACCAGTGCACAGGCGACGGTCGTTGGGGGTCCGCACCCCGTCAAGCAAGTGTTCCGGCTCGTCGACTCGGAGGGTCGCATCGGCGATCCGGCAACCCTGTCGATGCTTCGCGACGTGCTGGCCGAGTTGTCCTCCGCGGTGGCCCTCGACGGCTAG
- a CDS encoding TlpA disulfide reductase family protein: MARTAGKRSQPKARPAAAPAPVRATLPTAEVEESTGLGKKIMLVGIGLVVVAALAVLAINLATEEQQGTEAAAFLSPDVTVTGAPLVPFAPGAQDSSVGTIAPEIRSADFAGVPASIEHDGTPKLILFLAHWCEFCRREVPALQSWINANGIPAGVELISVATSNSEIRPNYPPDVWLERERWTPPVLVDDEAGRIAQAYGLTSFPYYVAVNGAGEVQGRLAGEQQPSTVGAILASLAEGG; encoded by the coding sequence ATGGCAAGGACGGCAGGTAAGAGAAGCCAGCCCAAGGCCCGGCCCGCGGCCGCGCCGGCTCCCGTCCGGGCGACCCTGCCGACGGCGGAGGTAGAGGAGTCCACCGGGCTCGGGAAGAAGATCATGCTGGTGGGCATCGGCTTGGTGGTGGTGGCCGCGCTGGCCGTACTGGCGATCAACCTCGCGACCGAGGAACAGCAAGGCACCGAGGCGGCCGCCTTCCTCAGTCCCGACGTGACAGTGACCGGCGCTCCGCTCGTCCCATTCGCCCCTGGCGCCCAGGACAGCTCGGTCGGGACCATCGCCCCGGAGATACGGTCGGCGGATTTCGCCGGGGTGCCGGCCTCGATCGAGCATGACGGAACCCCCAAGCTGATCCTCTTCCTGGCCCACTGGTGTGAGTTCTGCCGGAGAGAGGTACCCGCCCTCCAGAGCTGGATCAACGCCAACGGGATTCCGGCGGGCGTCGAGTTGATATCTGTAGCCACCTCGAACAGCGAGATCCGGCCCAACTATCCGCCTGATGTCTGGTTGGAGCGGGAACGCTGGACCCCGCCGGTGCTGGTGGACGATGAAGCGGGCCGCATCGCCCAGGCATACGGCCTGACCTCCTTTCCGTACTACGTGGCCGTGAACGGAGCGGGCGAGGTGCAAGGTCGGTTGGCGGGCGAGCAGCAGCCTTCGACAGTAGGAGCCATCCTGGCCTCCCTGGCGGAAGGCGGATAG
- a CDS encoding disulfide bond formation protein B — MVLFFSLLSLLALAASLGLVVMMARPRLRATAVRELGGYALPVAVTVATVSTLGSLYLSEVEGFVPCLLCWVQRGFMYPLVLLLAWVIARPDRRVQLLVLVMTIGGALTAAYHYGEQQGWWGGSEEFCSAEAPCTFIWVQQFGFMSIPFMAFTGFCLIALLVALNMSRPARTTNR; from the coding sequence GTGGTCCTTTTCTTCTCGCTGCTGAGCCTGCTGGCGCTGGCCGCTTCTCTGGGGCTGGTCGTGATGATGGCCCGCCCCCGTCTCAGAGCCACCGCGGTTCGGGAGCTGGGTGGCTATGCCCTTCCGGTGGCGGTGACGGTGGCGACGGTGTCAACCCTCGGCTCGCTGTACCTGTCCGAGGTGGAGGGGTTCGTTCCCTGCCTGCTCTGCTGGGTGCAGCGAGGGTTCATGTATCCCCTGGTGTTGCTCCTGGCCTGGGTGATCGCCAGGCCGGATCGGAGGGTCCAGTTGCTGGTCCTCGTCATGACCATCGGTGGCGCGCTCACCGCCGCCTACCACTACGGTGAGCAGCAGGGCTGGTGGGGCGGATCCGAGGAGTTCTGCTCGGCGGAGGCCCCCTGTACCTTCATCTGGGTTCAACAATTCGGGTTCATGTCGATACCCTTCATGGCGTTCACCGGCTTCTGCCTCATCGCCCTGCTGGTGGCGCTGAACATGAGCAGGCCGGCTCGGACCACCAACCGCTAA